One stretch of Rhodospirillaceae bacterium DNA includes these proteins:
- the thpR gene encoding RNA 2',3'-cyclic phosphodiesterase — MMRLFVAISLPDQVRWQLRLLCGGLPTTKWVPPENFHITLRFLGELDGRDLDYVDAALAGIRAPTFTLRLAEVGHFASGGRVKTVWAGVAKEPALTHLHDKVESAVVRAGLPPEGQNYRPHVTLAHPKDPPPHKLQQYLAMHNLFRSESFEVTHFTLFSSHIGSETPIYHAERSYDLSSNLVRYAAQR, encoded by the coding sequence GTGATGCGCCTATTCGTGGCCATTTCGCTGCCCGACCAGGTGCGCTGGCAGTTGCGCCTGCTTTGCGGTGGCCTGCCGACGACCAAATGGGTCCCGCCGGAGAACTTCCATATCACCCTGCGATTCCTGGGCGAGCTTGATGGCCGCGACCTCGATTATGTCGACGCGGCGCTCGCCGGAATCCGGGCCCCCACCTTCACCCTGCGCCTTGCCGAGGTCGGCCATTTCGCCAGCGGCGGGCGGGTCAAGACAGTCTGGGCGGGTGTCGCGAAGGAACCGGCACTCACGCATCTGCATGACAAGGTCGAATCGGCCGTGGTGCGTGCCGGCCTCCCCCCGGAGGGACAGAATTACCGCCCGCATGTGACTTTGGCGCATCCCAAGGATCCGCCGCCGCACAAGCTGCAGCAATATCTCGCCATGCATAACCTCTTCCGCTCAGAAAGCTTCGAGGTCACGCATTTCACTTTGTTCTCGAGCCATATCGGCAGCGAGACGCCGATCTATCATGCCGAGCGGTCCTACGACCTGTCGTCCAACCTGGTGCGCTACGCCGCGCAGCGCTGA
- a CDS encoding [protein-PII] uridylyltransferase yields the protein MSEIETQRAILDRRRLMAELDALAASLPDPTNPGPELVDILKRHLQAGRDEIQRRFFSNSRGAHAGLTSAREASFLVDQLLRGLFDFTTTRAFPLGNPTIAEKLSLIAVGGYGRGELAPYSDVDLLFLLPYKMSPYCEQVVEFMLYRLWDLGLKVGQATRSVEECVRQAEADLTIRTNLLEARYVWGDQDLFEQFKARFQKQVVKGHGEAFYQGKLAERNARHQRHGGSRYTLEPNIKEGKGGLRDLQTLLWLARFVCRVDSMQALVDQGMLTSAERGAFDKALNFFWTLRYHLHYLTNRGEERLTFDLQPEIAQRLGYTDHAGTKGVERLMKHYFLMAKSVGSLTRYVCAAIEAKLIKKPMLRMPALGILRKELGGFPIAGGRLSIARADHFAQHPIDLLRIFAVAQKHDVEIHPTAMTEMSHALRLVDRLRDDPEANALFLEMLTSDKSPELTLRRLSEVGILGRFIPDFGRVVAQMQYDMYHSYTVDEHTIFAIGILARIEQGELKDEAPIASQVVKEVLSRRVLYLAVLLHDIAKGRAGDHSVLGGDVAEKLCPRLGLTAEETEQVAWLVRYHLLMSNTAFRRDIDDPKTIADFVDLVQSPERLRLLLVLTVADIRAVGPKTWNGWKAQLLRELYHRAVNLMLGGLNTAEEDRAASAITILQQELTDWSDEDLANHAARGHPAYWLAFPPAALGRQARMIRAAEAEQRPLSVEFNVDRWRSMTEVTIYTPDRQGLFSQLAGAMALCGASIVDARIFTLRNGKALDTFFVQDSEGGPFDRPARLAKLSSTITRVLDAPEPTLAQLQELPPLAHPAARNFPVIPRVLIDNRASATHTVVEVNGRDRRGLLYYLTAALTNLNLQISSAKVSTFGHRAVDVFYVKDHFGLKVESEARLKILHSALMVVLAEAEPESALQSRALKVDSWPPVAPSTAAQ from the coding sequence ATGTCAGAGATCGAAACTCAACGTGCCATTCTCGACCGTCGCAGGCTCATGGCGGAGCTGGACGCGCTTGCCGCCTCCCTGCCAGATCCCACCAATCCGGGGCCGGAACTGGTCGACATCCTGAAGCGCCATCTGCAGGCCGGGCGCGACGAGATACAGCGCCGTTTCTTCAGTAACAGCCGCGGCGCCCATGCCGGCCTTACCAGCGCCCGCGAAGCAAGCTTCCTGGTCGACCAGTTGCTGCGCGGCCTGTTCGATTTCACCACGACCAGGGCCTTTCCACTCGGCAATCCGACCATTGCCGAAAAGCTGAGCCTGATCGCAGTCGGCGGCTATGGCCGCGGCGAACTCGCCCCCTATTCGGACGTCGATCTCCTCTTCCTGCTGCCTTACAAGATGTCGCCATATTGCGAGCAGGTCGTCGAGTTCATGCTCTATCGCCTGTGGGATCTAGGCCTCAAGGTCGGCCAGGCGACGAGGTCGGTAGAAGAATGCGTCCGCCAGGCCGAGGCCGATCTCACCATTCGCACCAACCTGCTAGAAGCGCGTTATGTGTGGGGCGACCAGGATCTATTCGAGCAGTTCAAGGCGCGCTTCCAGAAGCAGGTCGTCAAAGGCCATGGCGAGGCGTTCTATCAGGGCAAGCTCGCCGAACGGAACGCGCGGCATCAGCGCCACGGCGGCTCGCGCTATACGCTGGAGCCCAATATCAAGGAAGGCAAAGGCGGCCTTCGTGACCTGCAGACCTTGCTGTGGCTGGCGCGCTTCGTGTGCCGCGTGGACAGCATGCAGGCGCTGGTCGACCAGGGCATGTTGACGTCGGCCGAGCGCGGCGCCTTCGACAAGGCTCTCAACTTCTTTTGGACGCTGCGCTATCACCTGCATTACCTCACCAACCGCGGCGAGGAGCGCCTCACTTTCGATTTGCAGCCGGAGATCGCACAGCGTCTCGGCTATACCGACCACGCTGGCACCAAGGGTGTCGAACGGTTGATGAAACACTACTTCCTGATGGCAAAGTCGGTAGGTAGCCTCACCCGCTATGTCTGCGCCGCGATCGAGGCCAAGCTGATCAAGAAGCCGATGCTGCGCATGCCGGCGTTGGGCATCCTGCGCAAGGAACTGGGTGGATTCCCGATCGCCGGCGGGCGCCTCAGCATTGCGCGCGCCGATCATTTCGCCCAGCACCCGATCGACCTACTGCGCATCTTTGCCGTCGCGCAGAAGCATGATGTCGAGATTCACCCGACAGCTATGACAGAAATGTCGCATGCGCTGCGCCTGGTGGATCGGTTGCGCGACGATCCAGAAGCCAATGCGCTGTTCCTCGAAATGCTGACATCCGACAAGAGCCCGGAGCTGACGCTGCGGCGCCTGAGCGAAGTGGGCATTCTCGGGCGCTTCATTCCCGATTTTGGCCGCGTCGTGGCGCAGATGCAATACGACATGTATCACAGCTATACGGTCGACGAGCACACCATCTTTGCTATCGGTATCCTGGCGCGGATCGAACAAGGCGAACTCAAGGACGAAGCGCCGATCGCAAGCCAGGTGGTCAAGGAAGTCCTGTCGCGGCGAGTCCTCTATCTGGCCGTCCTATTGCACGACATCGCCAAGGGTCGCGCCGGCGATCATTCGGTGCTGGGTGGCGATGTGGCGGAGAAGCTGTGCCCGCGCCTTGGCCTCACCGCAGAAGAGACGGAACAGGTTGCCTGGCTGGTGCGCTATCACTTGCTGATGAGCAACACTGCGTTCCGGCGGGACATCGATGACCCGAAGACCATCGCCGATTTCGTGGATCTGGTTCAATCGCCGGAGCGCCTGCGCCTGCTGCTGGTGCTGACCGTTGCCGATATCCGCGCTGTGGGCCCCAAGACCTGGAATGGTTGGAAAGCGCAGCTGCTGCGCGAACTCTATCACCGTGCCGTCAACCTGATGCTGGGTGGCCTTAACACGGCCGAGGAAGACCGCGCGGCATCGGCCATCACCATCCTGCAGCAAGAATTGACGGATTGGAGCGACGAGGATCTGGCGAACCATGCAGCGCGTGGCCACCCGGCCTATTGGCTGGCTTTCCCACCCGCAGCCCTGGGCCGGCAGGCACGCATGATCCGCGCGGCGGAGGCCGAACAGCGGCCGCTATCGGTTGAGTTCAATGTCGACCGCTGGCGATCGATGACTGAAGTCACCATCTACACCCCTGACCGCCAAGGTCTGTTCTCGCAACTGGCCGGCGCCATGGCGCTGTGCGGCGCCAGCATCGTCGATGCGCGCATTTTCACGCTGCGCAACGGCAAGGCGCTGGATACGTTTTTCGTACAGGATAGCGAGGGCGGCCCGTTTGACCGGCCGGCGCGCCTCGCCAAATTGTCATCGACGATCACCCGCGTGCTTGATGCGCCGGAACCGACCCTGGCGCAATTGCAGGAATTGCCGCCCCTGGCACACCCGGCGGCACGCAACTTCCCGGTCATCCCGCGCGTTCTGATCGACAACCGAGCAAGCGCCACGCATACAGTGGTCGAGGTGAACGGCCGCGATCGGCGCGGGCTGCTTTACTACCTCACGGCGGCGCTCACAAATCTCAATCTGCAGATCTCCAGCGCCAAGGTTTCAACCTTCGGTCATCGCGCGGTCGATGTGTTCTATGTGAAGGATCATTTTGGCTTGAAGGTCGAAAGCGAGGCGCGCCTCAAGATCCTGCACAGCGCCTTGATGGTGGTGCTGGCCGAAGCGGAACCGGAAAGCGCACTGCAATCGCGCGCGCTCAAGGTCGATTCGTGGCCACCGGTGGCCCCTTCCACCGCCGCCCAGTGA
- a CDS encoding arylesterase has protein sequence MNRRYLAALTLAVTLFAAISGAAFAAPVKILAFGDSLTAGYGLPEGDGFVPQLQQALEKMGREVTVINGGLSGDTTAGGLSRLDWMLADKPDVVILELGANDMLRGLSPDEARANLDATIQRIKQSGAKLLLAGMLASRNMGADYQSRFDAIYPDLAKAHDVALYPFFLDGVAAKPELNQQDGLHPTKDGVAVIVSNILPHVTKLLDSPES, from the coding sequence ATGAACCGCCGCTATTTGGCCGCCCTTACCCTAGCCGTCACGCTGTTCGCCGCCATTTCTGGCGCAGCCTTTGCCGCCCCGGTTAAAATCCTAGCCTTTGGCGATAGCCTGACCGCTGGATACGGTCTGCCCGAGGGTGATGGATTTGTCCCCCAATTGCAGCAAGCCCTGGAGAAGATGGGGCGTGAGGTCACTGTAATCAATGGCGGCCTGTCGGGCGACACCACGGCGGGCGGCCTGTCGCGGCTCGACTGGATGCTGGCCGATAAGCCGGACGTGGTGATCCTGGAGCTCGGCGCCAATGACATGCTGCGCGGCCTCAGCCCGGATGAGGCCCGCGCCAATCTCGATGCCACCATCCAGCGCATCAAGCAGTCCGGCGCCAAATTGCTGCTGGCCGGCATGCTCGCTTCGCGCAACATGGGGGCGGATTACCAAAGCAGGTTCGATGCGATCTATCCCGACCTCGCCAAGGCCCATGATGTTGCCCTCTACCCCTTCTTTTTGGACGGGGTGGCGGCAAAGCCCGAGCTCAATCAGCAGGACGGACTGCACCCGACCAAGGACGGGGTGGCGGTGATCGTCAGCAACATCCTGCCCCATGTCACAAAGCTGCTGGATTCGCCGGAATCATGA
- a CDS encoding multidrug effflux MFS transporter produces MAEQVRVEFVVLLALTISLVALAIDSMLPALPEIAADLGVTDHNDRQMVITILFAGFGIAQILYGPISDSVGRKPVIYAGFLIFILGSLLCIFSTDFDTMLIGRFLQGFGAAGPRTVVVAMVRDRYEGRAMARIMSLVTSVFILVPVVAPSVGQGIILLAHWRVIFWMLLALGIITSVWFALRQEETLTIERRRELSFVRILRAIAETCRTRVALGYMLATGLVFGAFVGYLASAQQIFQEMYGMGTLFPICFGALAATLGAASLINAKLVMRFGMRKLSNRALWAHTVLSLIFVFVAFAFDGQPPFWLFMAYMLAAFFLIGLLFGNFNALAMAPLGHIAGVGAAVIGALTTFVSAGTGAIIGQLYQGTILPLCIGFAVLGVLSLAMTYWADHGHVEAAE; encoded by the coding sequence ATCGCCGAACAGGTGCGGGTGGAATTCGTGGTACTGCTGGCGCTCACCATCTCGCTGGTGGCGCTCGCCATCGATTCCATGCTGCCGGCCTTGCCGGAGATCGCCGCCGACCTCGGTGTGACCGACCACAATGACCGGCAGATGGTGATCACCATACTGTTCGCCGGCTTCGGCATCGCCCAGATTCTCTACGGCCCCATCTCCGATAGCGTTGGCCGCAAGCCGGTGATCTATGCCGGCTTCCTCATCTTCATTCTGGGCAGCCTGCTGTGCATTTTCTCGACCGATTTCGATACCATGTTGATCGGCCGCTTTCTGCAGGGCTTTGGTGCCGCCGGGCCGCGCACTGTCGTTGTTGCCATGGTGCGTGATCGCTATGAAGGGCGTGCCATGGCCCGCATCATGTCGCTGGTAACCTCGGTCTTCATTCTGGTGCCGGTGGTGGCGCCGTCGGTCGGGCAGGGGATCATCCTGCTGGCACATTGGCGCGTCATCTTCTGGATGCTGCTGGCGCTCGGGATCATCACGTCGGTCTGGTTTGCCCTGCGCCAGGAGGAGACGCTGACGATCGAGCGTCGCCGCGAACTCTCCTTCGTGCGGATTCTGCGCGCGATTGCCGAAACCTGCCGCACGCGAGTTGCACTTGGCTATATGCTGGCGACCGGTCTGGTGTTCGGGGCCTTCGTCGGCTATCTCGCCTCAGCCCAGCAGATCTTCCAGGAAATGTACGGCATGGGCACGCTGTTCCCGATCTGCTTCGGCGCGTTGGCCGCGACCCTGGGTGCAGCCTCATTAATCAACGCGAAGCTGGTGATGCGCTTCGGCATGCGCAAGCTTTCCAACCGCGCCTTGTGGGCGCATACGGTCTTGTCGCTGATCTTCGTCTTCGTGGCCTTTGCCTTCGATGGCCAGCCACCCTTCTGGCTCTTCATGGCCTATATGCTGGCGGCCTTTTTCCTCATCGGCCTGCTGTTCGGTAATTTCAACGCGCTCGCCATGGCGCCGCTGGGGCATATCGCCGGCGTCGGTGCCGCTGTCATTGGCGCCCTCACCACCTTTGTCTCTGCCGGCACCGGCGCCATCATCGGTCAGCTCTATCAAGGGACGATCCTGCCGCTCTGCATCGGCTTTGCCGTGCTGGGCGTGCTCTCGCTCGCCATGACCTATTGGGCCGATCATGGCCATGTCGAGGCGGCGGAATAG
- a CDS encoding ABC transporter ATP-binding protein, whose translation MIELSQVTLKLGSAAGEVNILNGIDLSIAAGETVGLVGPSGSGKTSLMLLLAGLESASSGGIRINGADISGMSEDALALFRRRQIGIVFQSFHLIPTMTATENVAIPLELAGTPDAFGIAAQALTEVGLGHRLTHYPSQLSGGEQQRVALARAIAPKPKLLLADEPTGNLDLETGGRIIELLFRLREQVGATLLLITHDPALAKRCDRALRMADGRIVSDERLAA comes from the coding sequence ATGATCGAATTATCTCAGGTTACTCTTAAACTGGGTAGCGCGGCCGGCGAGGTCAATATCCTTAACGGCATCGATTTATCAATTGCGGCGGGAGAAACCGTCGGGCTGGTGGGGCCATCGGGCTCCGGCAAGACCAGCCTGATGCTGCTCCTGGCGGGTCTCGAAAGCGCCAGTTCCGGCGGCATTCGCATCAACGGTGCCGATATTTCAGGCATGAGCGAGGACGCCTTGGCGTTGTTCCGCCGCCGCCAGATCGGCATCGTGTTCCAATCCTTCCACCTCATTCCCACGATGACGGCCACGGAGAATGTCGCCATTCCATTGGAACTGGCGGGGACCCCCGACGCATTCGGCATCGCCGCCCAGGCGCTCACCGAGGTGGGGCTCGGCCACCGGCTGACGCATTACCCCTCGCAGCTGTCCGGCGGAGAGCAACAGCGCGTCGCCCTGGCGCGCGCCATCGCACCCAAGCCCAAACTGCTGCTGGCCGATGAGCCGACCGGCAATCTCGATCTCGAAACCGGCGGCCGCATCATCGAATTGCTGTTCCGCCTGCGCGAGCAGGTGGGTGCCACCTTGCTTCTCATCACCCATGATCCCGCCCTGGCAAAGCGCTGCGACCGCGCATTGCGCATGGCCGATGGCCGCATCGTCAGCGACGAAAGGCTCGCTGCCTGA
- a CDS encoding ABC transporter permease, with amino-acid sequence MPTFKLALNLARRELRGGFKRFGIVIASLALGVGIISGVGSLSAAIEAGFAQDARAILGGDAEFRLAYREADVTERAALDAGGLVSHAMELRAMVKVDKSDVPPTLAEVKAVDNVYPLYGEPELAPVIPLAEALGKGSDGVFGAVAEPALADRLGIKVGDLLTIGSAQYRLKALLQFEPDRGLRGFSLGPRLMVAPAALDESGLLQPGALVYHLYRVAYAPTLDGPAFLDKLRADLPKAGWRIRDLGDAASGANRFIDRTAQFLNVVGFAALLIGGIGIANAVRAYLESRAQSLAILRCLGATSNLLFAIYGLQILVMAAIGVMLGLAIGVALPFGAQSALSGYGLRILPGLYAVPLLFATSVGLLTAACFSLLPLLRAQRIRPAQLFRALALELGAVRRVDAIPLGLIGIVLAGLVLLGSEDRMLGMWFIIASVISLALFRLLAIGIRMLASALRGRAQRNAWPQAIRFALGAMVRPQAPAAGIVISLGLGLTVLVAVGLIQRGLTRDIEETLPAQAPSFYFIDIQPNQLDSFAKELAAYPSSTGLEHVPMLRGRIVKINDTPSEKVNAPADIAWVLRGDRGITWSALPPPNSKIVEGEWWAADYSGEPLISLDVETARGLGLMIGDHLTVNILGRELTGRLANFREIDWGRLDINFVMVFSPGMISGAPQTHIATVHVDPARESALVTELAARYPNISAIRVKDAISTATRILDAVGWAVRAAAGIALVVGALVLAGAMATGQQRRIYEAVLLKMLGGTRRDVALGYVTEFAVLAGLSALFALVIGSVGAYFFLTEVMESSWAFDAPLAVGILAISLVLALGLGFAGSWRALSARSAPYLRNE; translated from the coding sequence ATGCCGACCTTCAAGCTGGCCCTCAATCTTGCCCGCCGTGAACTGCGTGGCGGTTTCAAGCGTTTCGGCATCGTCATCGCCAGTCTGGCCCTGGGTGTCGGCATCATTTCTGGCGTTGGCTCACTCTCCGCCGCCATCGAGGCCGGCTTCGCCCAGGACGCCCGCGCGATCCTCGGCGGCGATGCCGAGTTCCGCCTTGCCTATCGCGAAGCCGATGTCACAGAACGGGCAGCACTCGACGCCGGTGGCCTTGTCTCCCACGCCATGGAGCTCCGCGCCATGGTCAAGGTCGACAAGAGTGACGTGCCGCCGACCCTTGCCGAGGTGAAGGCCGTTGACAATGTGTACCCGCTCTATGGCGAGCCGGAATTGGCACCGGTGATTCCCCTCGCGGAGGCGCTTGGCAAAGGCAGCGACGGCGTTTTTGGTGCCGTGGCGGAACCCGCTCTGGCGGACCGCTTGGGCATCAAGGTTGGCGACCTCCTCACCATCGGCAGCGCGCAGTATCGGCTGAAGGCGCTGCTGCAGTTCGAACCCGATCGCGGCCTGCGCGGCTTTTCCCTCGGGCCGCGCCTGATGGTGGCACCGGCAGCACTTGATGAGTCGGGCCTGCTCCAGCCGGGTGCCCTGGTCTATCATCTTTACCGTGTCGCCTATGCTCCCACGCTCGACGGTCCGGCCTTTCTCGACAAGCTGCGGGCCGATCTGCCCAAGGCCGGCTGGCGCATCCGCGATCTGGGCGATGCTGCCTCCGGTGCCAATCGCTTCATCGACCGCACGGCACAGTTCCTCAATGTCGTGGGCTTCGCAGCCCTGCTGATCGGCGGCATCGGCATCGCCAATGCGGTGCGCGCCTATCTCGAAAGCCGGGCGCAATCGCTCGCCATCCTGCGGTGTCTCGGCGCGACGTCGAATCTTCTCTTTGCCATTTATGGGTTGCAGATTCTTGTGATGGCCGCGATTGGCGTGATGCTCGGCCTCGCCATCGGTGTGGCCTTGCCCTTCGGGGCGCAATCGGCCTTGAGCGGCTATGGCCTGCGCATCCTGCCAGGACTCTATGCAGTCCCCCTGCTGTTCGCGACCTCAGTCGGCCTGCTGACAGCCGCCTGCTTCTCTTTGCTCCCGCTGCTGCGGGCGCAGAGGATTCGCCCCGCGCAGCTCTTCCGGGCGCTGGCGCTGGAACTCGGCGCCGTGCGGCGGGTGGACGCCATTCCGCTGGGCCTCATCGGAATCGTGCTGGCCGGCCTGGTCCTCCTCGGCAGCGAGGATCGCATGCTCGGCATGTGGTTCATCATTGCGTCTGTCATCTCGCTCGCCTTGTTCCGCCTGCTTGCCATCGGCATCCGCATGCTGGCATCTGCCTTGCGCGGCCGTGCCCAGCGCAACGCCTGGCCGCAGGCGATCCGCTTTGCCTTGGGCGCCATGGTGCGGCCGCAGGCACCGGCGGCCGGCATCGTGATCTCATTGGGCCTAGGTCTTACCGTGCTGGTGGCGGTGGGCCTCATCCAGCGTGGCCTCACCCGCGATATCGAGGAAACCCTGCCGGCCCAAGCGCCGAGTTTCTACTTCATCGACATCCAGCCGAACCAGCTGGACAGCTTTGCAAAGGAACTGGCGGCTTACCCCAGTTCCACCGGCCTCGAACATGTACCGATGCTGCGCGGCCGCATCGTCAAGATCAACGATACGCCCTCCGAGAAAGTGAATGCGCCGGCGGATATCGCCTGGGTCCTGCGCGGCGATCGGGGCATCACTTGGTCGGCGCTGCCGCCGCCCAACTCGAAGATCGTCGAAGGTGAATGGTGGGCTGCGGACTACAGCGGCGAGCCGCTCATTTCACTCGACGTCGAAACCGCCCGCGGTCTCGGCCTCATGATCGGCGATCACCTCACCGTCAACATCCTGGGGCGCGAACTCACCGGCCGCCTCGCCAACTTCCGTGAGATCGACTGGGGAAGGCTGGACATCAATTTCGTCATGGTGTTCTCGCCCGGCATGATCTCAGGCGCGCCGCAGACGCATATCGCCACGGTCCATGTCGACCCAGCCCGCGAAAGCGCGCTGGTGACCGAATTGGCGGCGCGCTATCCCAATATTTCGGCGATCCGCGTCAAGGATGCCATCTCGACTGCCACGCGCATTCTGGATGCGGTCGGCTGGGCAGTGCGCGCCGCCGCCGGCATCGCCCTTGTGGTGGGTGCGCTGGTCCTGGCCGGCGCCATGGCGACCGGGCAACAGCGCCGCATCTACGAAGCCGTATTGCTGAAGATGCTGGGCGGCACCAGGCGCGATGTCGCGCTGGGATATGTCACCGAGTTCGCCGTGCTGGCCGGCCTGAGCGCCCTCTTTGCTCTCGTGATCGGGAGCGTCGGGGCCTATTTCTTCCTCACCGAAGTGATGGAAAGCAGTTGGGCCTTCGATGCGCCGCTGGCGGTGGGCATACTAGCCATCAGCCTGGTCCTGGCGCTGGGTCTGGGCTTTGCCGGATCGTGGCGCGCGCTCAGCGCCCGCTCGGCGCCCTATCTCCGCAACGAATAG
- a CDS encoding FIST C-terminal domain-containing protein: protein MTGTAEPFASAHASGKHRADITRACLATLGPVSREHALGFVYVTDHLAQDLPAIVDQLRLTTGLEHWIGTVGIAISGQSGNAPAEEYIDEPAISLMVGHFASDSFRLLEPEPGGVGSRLRACEEWRRRRSPAVALVHGDPRNPQLPNLMRQMTEESGLFLLGGLTSSRAGMPQVAGAVGESGLSGALLAGDVALVTGLSQGCSPIGPQHVITRAQDNIIMEIDGRPALDIFREEIGVVLARDIRKIAGFIFAALPITGSDTGDYLVRNITGIDSNSGWLAIGAEVAENDPIMFARRDRNSALADLERMLERLKQRIDRPIRGGLYVSCIARGPNLFGPDATETRLIAQHLGQFPLTGFFANGEISHDRIYAYTGVLTLFL from the coding sequence ATGACTGGTACGGCAGAGCCATTTGCCAGCGCCCATGCCAGCGGCAAGCACCGGGCCGACATTACCCGTGCTTGCCTAGCCACCCTGGGTCCGGTATCGCGCGAGCATGCGCTGGGATTTGTCTATGTGACGGATCATCTGGCCCAGGACCTTCCCGCCATTGTCGATCAGCTACGCCTCACCACCGGGCTGGAGCATTGGATCGGCACCGTGGGCATCGCCATCAGCGGTCAGTCCGGTAACGCGCCGGCCGAGGAGTACATCGACGAGCCTGCCATCAGCCTGATGGTCGGCCATTTTGCGTCGGACAGTTTTCGCCTGCTGGAACCGGAGCCGGGTGGCGTCGGCAGCCGCTTGCGTGCATGCGAGGAATGGCGCCGCCGACGCAGTCCCGCCGTAGCCCTGGTGCATGGCGATCCGCGCAACCCACAACTGCCCAATCTGATGCGCCAGATGACCGAGGAATCCGGCCTCTTCCTGCTGGGCGGCCTCACCTCATCGCGCGCCGGTATGCCACAAGTGGCCGGTGCCGTCGGCGAAAGCGGTCTCTCAGGCGCGCTGCTCGCCGGCGACGTGGCGCTGGTGACGGGGTTGAGCCAGGGTTGTTCGCCGATCGGGCCGCAGCACGTCATCACCCGGGCGCAGGACAATATCATCATGGAGATCGACGGGCGCCCGGCGCTCGACATCTTCCGTGAAGAAATCGGCGTAGTCCTGGCGCGCGACATTCGCAAGATTGCCGGCTTCATCTTCGCCGCCCTGCCGATCACCGGCTCCGATACCGGCGACTATCTGGTGCGCAACATCACCGGCATCGACAGCAATAGCGGATGGCTCGCCATCGGCGCCGAGGTCGCGGAAAACGATCCGATCATGTTCGCCCGGCGCGACCGCAATTCCGCCCTGGCTGACCTCGAACGCATGCTGGAGCGGTTGAAGCAGCGGATCGACCGGCCGATCCGCGGTGGGCTCTATGTCTCCTGCATTGCCCGCGGACCCAATCTGTTCGGACCGGATGCGACCGAAACCAGGCTCATCGCCCAGCATCTCGGGCAGTTTCCCTTGACCGGCTTCTTCGCCAATGGCGAGATCAGCCATGATCGCATCTATGCCTATACCGGCGTGCTCACGCTGTTCCTGTAA
- a CDS encoding NADP(H)-dependent aldo-keto reductase: MEYRRLGRSDIKVSVICLGTMTWGEQNTEAEGHQQMDLALDRGVNFWDTAEMYSVPPRQETYGATETIIGTWLKSRGKRDKIVLASKIAGPDKRLTYLRDGKLPYDAKNIAAAVDASLKRLQTDYIDLYQLHWTERTTNGAARLGYEHLADETFTPFAETLLALQEQIKAGKIRMIGLSNESAWGTMRWLSESERLGLPRMMSIQNAYSLLNRSFEVGLAEVAIREECGLLAYSPLGMGILSGKYIGGAAPATARLNRFQQFLRYLGPIAATATEKYVAIARRHGLDPAQMALAYVNSRPFLTANIIGATTLPQLEANIASIDIKLSPEVLNEIDAVNKEHTYPCP, from the coding sequence ATGGAATACCGTCGCCTCGGGCGCAGCGACATCAAGGTCAGCGTCATCTGTCTCGGCACCATGACATGGGGCGAACAGAACACGGAGGCCGAGGGCCATCAGCAGATGGACCTGGCCCTCGACCGCGGTGTCAATTTCTGGGACACGGCCGAGATGTACTCCGTGCCGCCGCGCCAGGAAACCTACGGCGCCACGGAAACCATCATCGGGACATGGCTCAAATCGCGCGGCAAGCGCGACAAGATCGTGCTGGCCAGCAAGATCGCCGGCCCCGACAAGCGCCTCACCTACCTGCGCGACGGCAAGCTGCCCTATGATGCGAAGAACATCGCAGCAGCGGTCGATGCCAGCTTGAAGCGCCTGCAGACCGATTACATCGATCTTTATCAGCTGCACTGGACCGAGCGAACCACGAATGGCGCGGCGCGGCTGGGCTATGAGCATCTTGCAGACGAGACATTCACGCCATTCGCCGAAACCCTGCTGGCCCTCCAGGAGCAGATCAAGGCCGGCAAGATCCGCATGATCGGGCTCTCCAACGAATCCGCCTGGGGCACGATGCGTTGGCTGTCGGAATCGGAACGGCTCGGACTGCCGCGCATGATGTCGATCCAGAATGCCTACTCTTTGCTCAACCGCAGCTTCGAAGTGGGCCTTGCCGAGGTCGCGATCCGCGAGGAATGCGGACTGCTCGCCTATTCGCCGCTCGGCATGGGCATTCTCTCCGGCAAATATATCGGCGGGGCGGCACCCGCGACGGCGCGCCTCAACCGGTTCCAGCAGTTCCTGCGCTATCTCGGGCCGATCGCGGCGACAGCCACAGAGAAGTATGTGGCGATCGCCCGCAGGCATGGACTGGACCCGGCCCAGATGGCCCTGGCTTATGTCAACAGCCGCCCGTTCCTGACCGCCAACATCATCGGCGCCACGACCCTGCCGCAATTGGAAGCCAACATCGCCAGCATCGACATCAAGCTGTCACCGGAAGTGCTTAACGAGATTGATGCAGTAAATAAGGAACACACCTATCCCTGCCCTTGA